From a single Endozoicomonas euniceicola genomic region:
- a CDS encoding riboflavin synthase subunit alpha: MFTGIVKGVFPVSAIARKEQFATLSVALPEELLKGVETGASIAINGTCLTVTGFTESEVTFDAMQETLRVTNLGELEPGTLVNLERAARFGDEIGGHLLSGHIHDTVVIDEVINTPDNTTVFFRFDARWSDYILPKGYIALNGASLTVGEEVKDNRFCVHLIPETLKLTTFANCQPGDRVNLEIDSQTQAVVNTVKSYLAKAI, encoded by the coding sequence ATGTTTACCGGTATCGTCAAAGGTGTGTTTCCAGTCAGTGCTATTGCGAGAAAAGAGCAGTTTGCAACGCTGTCGGTAGCTTTGCCGGAGGAGCTTCTGAAAGGTGTTGAAACCGGGGCCAGTATTGCAATTAACGGCACCTGCCTGACCGTAACCGGGTTCACTGAATCCGAAGTCACCTTTGATGCCATGCAGGAGACATTGCGAGTCACTAACCTGGGAGAGCTTGAGCCGGGAACGCTGGTTAATCTGGAAAGGGCTGCCCGTTTTGGTGATGAAATCGGCGGCCACCTGTTATCAGGGCATATTCACGATACCGTGGTCATTGACGAGGTGATTAACACCCCGGACAACACGACGGTGTTTTTCCGCTTTGATGCCCGCTGGTCCGATTATATTCTCCCCAAAGGCTATATTGCCCTCAACGGTGCCAGCCTCACTGTTGGTGAGGAAGTCAAAGACAATCGTTTCTGTGTTCACCTGATTCCTGAAACCCTGAAACTCACGACATTTGCGAACTGTCAGCCAGGGGACAGAGTAAATCTTGAAATCGACAGTCAGACGCAGGCTGTCGTTAATACCGTTAAAAGCTATTTGGCCAAAGCTATTTGA
- the yfcD gene encoding NUDIX hydrolase YfcD yields MSDNHANFSQPAVTSDQSSVQEKVVVVDEHNHITGTVSRQQMRREKLCHRATYVFVFDSEGRVYVQERTMNKDLYPGFFDPATGGVVAEGEEYDEAAYRELEEELGISGVPLTAHCHFYFHNDDCRVWGKVYSCQYDGDLTLQKDEVAAVVREKPEHILANRFHRSYTPDSLTALERLMRLQSLES; encoded by the coding sequence ATGTCTGATAACCATGCAAATTTTTCCCAGCCTGCGGTAACCAGTGATCAGTCTTCTGTGCAGGAAAAGGTGGTTGTGGTTGATGAACATAACCATATTACCGGCACAGTCAGCCGCCAGCAGATGCGCAGGGAAAAGCTGTGCCACCGGGCCACTTATGTGTTTGTGTTTGATTCTGAAGGACGTGTGTACGTACAGGAACGTACGATGAACAAAGATTTGTACCCCGGTTTTTTTGATCCTGCCACTGGCGGAGTCGTCGCTGAAGGGGAAGAGTATGACGAAGCTGCTTATCGTGAGCTGGAAGAGGAACTGGGGATATCGGGCGTGCCTTTAACCGCGCACTGTCATTTTTATTTTCACAACGACGACTGCCGTGTATGGGGAAAGGTCTACAGTTGCCAGTACGATGGCGATCTGACCTTGCAGAAAGACGAGGTGGCTGCGGTGGTCAGGGAAAAACCGGAACATATTCTGGCCAATCGCTTTCACAGAAGCTACACGCCAGACAGTTTAACGGCTCTGGAACGGCTTATGCGCTTACAGTCACTGGAAAGCTGA
- a CDS encoding aminoacyl-tRNA deacylase, giving the protein MPVQKVADFLAAHHIPYRTQQHTPAFTAQEVAEQAHISGHRVAKTVVVKLDGKMALCVLPATERVNFSMLRHVAGSHTAELATEEEFACHFPTCEPGAMPPFGNLYGLPVYAMETLKSAKTLAFNSGDASELLVIDWEDFDELVHPVILTDRQKAAIA; this is encoded by the coding sequence ATGCCGGTTCAGAAAGTGGCTGATTTTTTAGCTGCTCATCATATTCCTTACAGGACTCAGCAGCATACACCCGCCTTTACAGCTCAGGAAGTTGCTGAGCAGGCTCATATCAGTGGTCACAGGGTGGCTAAAACCGTTGTCGTCAAACTGGATGGCAAAATGGCGCTCTGTGTTTTACCCGCCACGGAACGAGTCAATTTCAGCATGTTGCGCCATGTAGCGGGCAGTCATACTGCTGAACTGGCAACCGAGGAAGAGTTTGCCTGTCATTTTCCAACCTGTGAACCGGGGGCAATGCCACCCTTTGGCAACCTGTATGGCTTGCCGGTTTATGCCATGGAGACCCTGAAGTCCGCTAAAACCCTGGCTTTTAACAGCGGTGACGCTTCAGAGCTGCTGGTGATTGACTGGGAGGACTTTGACGAACTGGTGCACCCGGTGATACTGACAGACCGGCAGAAGGCGGCCATTGCCTGA
- the ppnN gene encoding nucleotide 5'-monophosphate nucleosidase PpnN, translating to MTTNHTTTYTVTTTVNPVGTMRVLSNREVKKLQDTSKRGLHRLFRQCALAVLNGEHEGDSAEELMTLYQDFDIRIIQEQRGLKLKLYNAPADAFVAGKLIRGVRENLFSVLRDILYVSAHITEDPRFDQHSSQDTTHMVFEILRNADAFITKQLPNTVVCWGGHSISRDEYEYTKIVGYQLGLRYMNICTGCGPGAMKGPMKGAYIGHAKQRLNRGRFIGLTEPGIIAAESPNPIVNELIILPDIEKRLEAFVRLGHGIIVFPGGPGTCEEILYIIGILLNPANREIPFPLVFTGPASAKPYFEQIDRFIGKTLGPEAQSLYQIIIDDPVEVSRTLRAGLEQVTRFRRKQGDAYYFNWLLTIDEPFQKTFEPNHANMAALELSLSLPTHELAANLRKAMSGVVAGNIKEEGVAAIRQHGPFQLSGDTELMKEMDTLLQSFVDQYRMKLPGSHYEPCYEIVQ from the coding sequence ATGACAACAAACCACACCACAACTTACACTGTCACCACCACGGTTAACCCCGTGGGAACCATGCGCGTACTATCCAACCGGGAAGTAAAGAAGCTACAGGACACCAGCAAACGCGGCTTACACCGTTTGTTCCGGCAGTGCGCTCTGGCGGTATTGAATGGGGAACACGAAGGCGATAGCGCCGAAGAGCTAATGACTCTGTATCAGGATTTTGATATTCGCATTATCCAGGAGCAGCGCGGACTGAAGCTGAAGCTGTATAACGCCCCTGCGGATGCTTTTGTCGCAGGCAAACTGATCCGCGGGGTGCGGGAAAACCTCTTTTCTGTTCTGCGGGACATTCTTTATGTCTCGGCTCATATCACAGAAGATCCTCGCTTTGACCAGCACAGCAGCCAGGACACAACCCACATGGTGTTTGAAATCCTGCGTAATGCTGATGCTTTTATTACCAAACAGCTGCCTAATACCGTGGTCTGCTGGGGCGGTCACTCCATCAGTCGGGATGAGTACGAATATACGAAAATTGTCGGCTATCAACTGGGCCTGCGTTATATGAACATCTGCACAGGCTGTGGGCCTGGCGCTATGAAAGGCCCAATGAAAGGGGCTTATATTGGTCATGCCAAACAACGGCTCAACCGGGGGCGCTTTATTGGTTTAACCGAGCCGGGCATCATTGCCGCCGAGTCACCCAATCCGATTGTTAATGAGCTGATTATCCTGCCAGACATTGAAAAGCGTCTGGAAGCTTTCGTACGGCTGGGACACGGTATTATTGTGTTTCCCGGTGGCCCCGGCACCTGCGAAGAAATCCTCTACATCATTGGCATACTCCTTAACCCGGCTAACAGGGAGATACCCTTCCCCCTTGTATTTACCGGCCCGGCATCCGCCAAACCTTACTTTGAGCAGATCGACCGCTTTATTGGCAAAACTCTGGGGCCAGAAGCCCAGTCGCTTTACCAGATTATTATTGATGATCCGGTGGAAGTGTCCCGGACCCTGCGAGCCGGACTTGAGCAGGTCACCCGTTTTCGTCGTAAACAGGGCGATGCCTATTACTTTAACTGGCTACTGACCATTGACGAACCGTTCCAGAAAACCTTTGAGCCCAACCATGCCAACATGGCCGCTCTGGAGCTTAGCCTGTCCCTGCCTACCCACGAACTGGCCGCCAACCTGCGCAAGGCCATGTCCGGCGTGGTGGCAGGAAATATCAAGGAAGAAGGCGTAGCAGCGATACGTCAACACGGGCCGTTCCAACTCAGTGGCGACACAGAGCTGATGAAGGAAATGGACACCCTGCTTCAGTCATTTGTCGATCAGTATCGTATGAAGCTGCCCGGCAGTCATTATGAACCCTGCTACGAAATCGTTCAGTAA
- the acnB gene encoding bifunctional aconitate hydratase 2/2-methylisocitrate dehydratase, whose translation MLEAYRQHVEERAEEGVPPKPLSAEQVTGLIELLKSPPAGEEDFLLELLENRIPPGVDEAAYVKAGFLSAIIRGETGSPLIDNQKAVKLLGMMLGGYNIETLVSLLDSTELGELAAEQLKKTLLVFDAFHDVEEKAKEGNTNAVEVLKSWADAEWFTQREAVPDSIKVTVFKVSGETNTDDLSPAPDAWSRPDIPLHALAMYKMTRDGLKPEEHGVTGPLAQVDEIKAKGLPVAFVGDVVGTGSSRKSATNSVLWFFGDDIPGVPNKRAGGICIGGKVAPIFFNTMEDAGALVFEAPVDKLNMGDVIEIRPYEGKILSESGEVLSEFTLKSDVIFDEVQAGGRINLIIGRGLTEKAREALDLGHSEVFRRPATPTDSGKGFTLAQKMVGKACGVTGIRPGTYCEPKMTTVGSQDTTGPMTRDELKDLACLGFSSDLVMQSFCHTAAYPKPVDVETHHSLPDFIMNRGGVSLRPGDGIIHSWLNRMLLPDTVGTGGDSHTRFPLGISFPAGSGLVAFAAATGVMPLDMPESILVRFKGEMQPGITLRDLVHAIPLYGIKQGLLTVEKKGKKNAFSGRILEIEGLEDLTVEQAFELSDASAERSAAGCTITLSEASVTEYLKSNVTMLRWMISEGYGDPRTLERRARKMEEWLANPAMMRADKDAEYAEVIDIDLADIKEPILCAPNDPDDARTLSDVAGDKVDEVFLGSCMTNIGHFRAAGRLLEQNSDPLQTRFWMSPPTKMDKAQLEQEGFYDIYKTSKVRTEIPGCSLCMGNQARVEPGATVLSTSTRNFPNRLGDGANVYLCSAELASVGAILGKIPTAKEYMEFARNLDSMAAEVYRYLNFDQVDSYQKAADDIIARAR comes from the coding sequence GTGCTAGAAGCCTACAGACAACACGTCGAAGAGCGTGCTGAAGAAGGTGTCCCACCAAAGCCGTTGAGTGCCGAACAAGTCACCGGCCTTATTGAGCTGCTGAAAAGCCCCCCCGCAGGTGAAGAAGACTTCCTGCTGGAACTGCTGGAAAACCGCATTCCTCCCGGTGTTGATGAAGCCGCTTATGTAAAAGCCGGGTTCCTGTCAGCCATAATCAGGGGGGAGACCGGATCGCCACTGATTGATAATCAGAAAGCAGTAAAGCTACTGGGTATGATGCTCGGCGGCTACAACATCGAGACACTGGTCAGCCTGCTCGACAGCACCGAACTGGGGGAACTGGCAGCAGAACAGTTGAAGAAAACCCTGCTGGTGTTCGACGCCTTCCACGACGTTGAAGAAAAAGCCAAAGAGGGCAACACCAATGCCGTAGAGGTGCTCAAATCCTGGGCTGACGCTGAATGGTTTACCCAACGTGAAGCTGTCCCTGACAGCATCAAAGTGACGGTCTTTAAAGTCTCCGGTGAAACCAATACCGACGACTTATCGCCCGCTCCGGATGCCTGGTCGCGCCCGGATATTCCGCTGCATGCTCTTGCCATGTATAAAATGACACGGGACGGGCTAAAACCGGAAGAACATGGCGTTACCGGGCCTCTGGCACAGGTCGACGAGATTAAGGCCAAAGGACTGCCCGTTGCCTTTGTTGGCGATGTGGTGGGTACAGGTTCTTCCCGTAAGTCAGCCACCAACTCTGTGCTGTGGTTCTTTGGTGATGATATTCCCGGCGTACCCAACAAACGGGCCGGCGGTATCTGTATCGGAGGAAAGGTAGCACCGATTTTCTTCAACACCATGGAAGACGCTGGGGCACTGGTTTTTGAAGCGCCTGTCGACAAACTCAACATGGGCGATGTTATTGAAATTCGTCCCTACGAGGGAAAAATTCTGTCCGAATCCGGAGAAGTGCTGTCTGAGTTTACCTTAAAGTCCGACGTTATCTTTGATGAGGTGCAGGCGGGTGGACGGATCAACCTGATCATCGGTCGCGGACTGACGGAAAAAGCCCGGGAAGCTCTCGACCTCGGACATTCTGAAGTGTTCCGTCGCCCTGCCACCCCGACAGACTCCGGCAAGGGCTTTACCCTCGCCCAGAAAATGGTCGGCAAAGCCTGTGGCGTGACAGGCATCCGCCCCGGCACTTACTGTGAACCGAAAATGACCACCGTGGGTTCTCAGGACACCACTGGTCCCATGACCCGTGATGAATTAAAAGACCTGGCTTGCCTGGGTTTCTCTTCCGACCTGGTCATGCAGTCCTTCTGCCACACGGCCGCTTACCCCAAGCCAGTTGACGTGGAAACCCACCATTCCCTACCCGATTTCATCATGAACCGTGGGGGTGTTTCACTGCGTCCCGGTGATGGCATCATACACAGTTGGCTGAACCGCATGTTGCTGCCCGACACCGTGGGTACTGGTGGTGATTCTCACACCCGTTTCCCACTGGGCATCTCCTTCCCGGCCGGCTCAGGTCTGGTGGCCTTTGCTGCTGCTACCGGTGTGATGCCGCTGGATATGCCGGAGTCCATACTGGTGCGCTTCAAGGGTGAAATGCAGCCCGGCATTACCCTGCGCGACCTGGTTCATGCCATTCCTCTGTATGGCATCAAACAGGGTCTGCTGACGGTTGAGAAGAAGGGCAAGAAGAATGCTTTCTCCGGTCGGATTCTGGAGATTGAAGGTCTGGAAGACCTGACCGTTGAACAGGCCTTTGAACTGTCCGACGCGTCTGCGGAACGTTCTGCCGCTGGTTGTACCATTACTCTGTCAGAAGCGTCTGTCACTGAATATCTGAAGTCTAATGTCACCATGCTGCGCTGGATGATCAGCGAAGGTTATGGTGATCCGCGTACTCTGGAGCGTCGCGCCCGGAAGATGGAAGAGTGGCTGGCTAACCCGGCCATGATGCGTGCCGACAAAGACGCCGAATACGCCGAAGTGATTGATATTGACCTGGCTGATATCAAAGAGCCTATCCTGTGCGCCCCCAATGATCCGGACGATGCCCGTACACTCTCGGATGTGGCTGGCGACAAGGTGGATGAAGTGTTCCTGGGTTCCTGTATGACCAATATCGGCCACTTCCGGGCTGCTGGCCGTCTGCTGGAACAGAACAGCGACCCCCTGCAAACCCGCTTCTGGATGTCCCCCCCCACCAAGATGGACAAGGCACAACTGGAGCAGGAAGGCTTTTACGACATCTACAAAACCAGCAAAGTTCGTACCGAAATCCCCGGCTGCTCTCTGTGTATGGGTAACCAGGCACGGGTAGAGCCCGGTGCTACGGTTCTGTCTACCTCAACCCGGAACTTCCCGAACCGTCTGGGTGATGGAGCCAATGTCTACCTTTGTTCGGCAGAACTGGCATCAGTGGGCGCTATTCTTGGCAAAATTCCAACCGCAAAAGAGTACATGGAATTTGCCAGAAACCTGGATTCCATGGCTGCTGAAGTCTATCGTTACCTGAACTTTGATCAGGTCGATTCATACCAGAAAGCGGCTGACGATATCATTGCCAGAGCACGCTGA
- a CDS encoding macro domain-containing protein, giving the protein MNPLSDSKARPRLQAFKKWLKRSFKGLFKDKPVRILTSHVGRSLQAAPDWSTQPDIRDRDISCHDHPSTTSFPSHETKVSAADTASEQQLASDLASRAFKLKMEGYRNRNIQLMQKMSLLKAYVDSRDWSLVDSFIEQHLERQGVHDFSIYRRQCKAIANATPHRPHSTSSSTSLPTDTKLERRKTSPMPVRLSVLSFRNGQVNLFSGDITRINHKVHPGINTIVCPHRSEQRQTTPILETLTGREPALSHRGLLDQLQALESGQSMVTAAGKVSELGFKQIVHTILPEQWDSQPTARLFNAYISAIREAHHQDSASIAIPILSRYMNLSVKNEAQIAHRAIEYYLNHPDTKPAPPRIFLVFPENAIGEQLRKAHYQLNMDSTSKNAPPANHSSRIDKRQLEEALESILPTKEGMPVAARMQWLTEETDRLIELIRDGQDPGEASDQLIDYLDTAEDSLDANRHHLSTNEQILVRKFLNDLNDRLRPYYHQPPDEA; this is encoded by the coding sequence ATGAATCCCCTGTCTGATAGCAAAGCACGCCCGCGATTACAGGCTTTTAAAAAGTGGTTAAAGCGCTCGTTCAAGGGGTTATTCAAAGACAAGCCGGTTCGAATTCTCACCAGTCATGTTGGCCGCTCCCTCCAGGCTGCGCCTGACTGGAGTACACAGCCTGATATCAGAGACCGTGATATAAGCTGCCACGATCACCCCTCAACCACCTCTTTTCCTTCTCACGAAACAAAAGTGTCAGCAGCGGACACTGCATCAGAGCAACAGCTGGCGTCTGATCTTGCCAGCAGGGCTTTTAAATTAAAAATGGAGGGTTACAGAAACCGGAATATTCAATTGATGCAGAAGATGAGCCTGTTAAAAGCCTATGTGGACAGCAGAGACTGGTCGTTGGTTGACAGCTTTATAGAACAACATCTGGAGCGCCAGGGAGTTCATGATTTTTCTATCTACCGGCGACAATGCAAAGCTATCGCCAATGCAACGCCCCATAGGCCACACTCCACGTCCAGCTCCACCTCTCTACCCACGGACACAAAGCTGGAGCGACGCAAGACTTCTCCCATGCCGGTACGCTTATCGGTACTGAGCTTCAGAAATGGTCAGGTCAATCTGTTCAGTGGCGACATTACCCGAATAAACCATAAGGTCCACCCCGGCATTAACACCATTGTCTGTCCACATCGTTCTGAACAACGCCAAACCACACCGATTCTTGAAACACTGACCGGCAGGGAACCAGCCCTTAGCCACCGGGGGCTTCTTGATCAGCTACAGGCACTGGAGTCCGGTCAATCCATGGTAACTGCTGCCGGTAAAGTCTCTGAGCTGGGCTTTAAACAGATAGTACACACCATTCTCCCTGAACAATGGGACAGCCAGCCAACAGCCCGCCTGTTTAACGCTTATATCAGCGCCATCAGGGAGGCCCATCATCAGGACTCAGCGAGTATCGCCATACCAATACTCAGTCGTTACATGAACCTGTCGGTAAAAAACGAAGCTCAGATCGCGCATCGAGCCATTGAGTACTACCTGAATCACCCGGACACAAAACCTGCGCCTCCCAGGATATTTCTGGTATTTCCTGAAAACGCTATTGGTGAACAGCTTCGTAAAGCGCACTACCAGCTCAATATGGACTCAACGTCGAAAAATGCCCCTCCTGCCAACCATTCATCCCGTATTGACAAGCGACAGCTGGAGGAAGCTTTGGAAAGCATACTGCCCACCAAAGAGGGTATGCCGGTTGCTGCCCGGATGCAGTGGCTAACTGAAGAAACGGATCGCCTTATTGAATTGATCAGGGATGGGCAAGACCCGGGAGAGGCCAGTGACCAGCTTATCGATTATCTGGATACGGCTGAAGATAGCCTGGATGCGAACCGTCATCACTTAAGTACGAATGAGCAGATACTGGTGCGTAAATTTCTCAATGATCTGAACGACAGGCTTAGACCTTATTACCATCAGCCACCCGATGAGGCCTAA
- a CDS encoding transglutaminase family protein, with product MADTHPLEEGISRTSVIWLLVAQLMVLLPLRSVLPLPLLAIALLSVIWRLTLWYGRSFWPPLWLRIALIALALGTVVVSFQPLWTLEFMVSVLAVAYSLKLLEMRHRRDALVVVYIGFFVVTTSVLFSQSLLQAAWLLLCLVVLIAAQQGLYRRTDFLPVVSSLRYGLMLVLQAVPLTVVLFVLVPRLDPLWSVPQPDYSATTGVTDRMAPGDIARLSQSDELAFRAVFEDSLPPASERYWRMVVMDQFDGKSWYQSSTTDLVSKGIAVTDWQQDQRQPVDWWLQQPNGYRYEVLLEATGSPWLVTLGPAAESQGHFLLLRTMRLEAGSPLYERQVYSVSGSTPVFVDALPGWLRKLNVQLPRGNPRARRTARRWMLEEKGQPQQLAMRIMRYFQEQGFAYTLSPPLMAGESIDRFLFSEKQGFCAHYAGAFVFMMRSAGVPARVVSGYQGGELKPEQNMIQVRQFDAHAWVEIWVNGKGWVRYDPTMAVAPERILVDLQTALGLDGGFLNEKPLSLFRYRQVPLLNDFRLFYENLEYRWQRTVIDYQREQQQALLKQWLGTDQLQWRQITLLAVIVFMVLGGMSLLLLDRRDKKDELSRLYKRFLGKLQRLGVQLQDGEGELSLAKRIETEHPELSDTVWAFIREYVECRYANNKTVEVGQIKSLKIRLNLIR from the coding sequence ATGGCTGACACTCATCCACTGGAAGAAGGCATCAGCCGTACGTCGGTGATCTGGTTGCTGGTGGCTCAGTTGATGGTGTTACTGCCCTTACGATCTGTTCTGCCTTTACCGCTGCTTGCTATTGCCTTGCTCAGTGTTATATGGCGTTTGACATTGTGGTACGGACGCTCTTTCTGGCCGCCACTCTGGCTGCGAATTGCGCTGATTGCCCTGGCACTGGGGACGGTTGTTGTCAGCTTTCAGCCACTGTGGACACTGGAGTTCATGGTCTCTGTTCTGGCTGTCGCTTATTCATTAAAGCTGCTGGAAATGCGCCATCGCCGCGATGCGCTGGTTGTCGTCTATATTGGTTTTTTTGTGGTCACCACCAGTGTCCTGTTTTCTCAAAGTTTGTTGCAGGCTGCCTGGCTGCTTCTGTGTCTGGTGGTATTAATCGCAGCTCAGCAGGGGCTCTACCGGCGAACGGATTTTTTACCAGTGGTCAGCAGCCTGCGTTATGGCCTTATGCTGGTGTTGCAGGCGGTGCCGTTGACCGTCGTTCTGTTTGTTCTTGTGCCTCGTCTGGACCCTTTGTGGTCGGTGCCCCAGCCTGATTACAGTGCAACGACAGGCGTCACTGATCGTATGGCACCGGGCGATATTGCGCGCCTGAGCCAGTCAGATGAACTGGCTTTCAGGGCTGTTTTTGAAGACAGCCTGCCCCCGGCCAGTGAACGTTACTGGCGTATGGTGGTGATGGATCAGTTTGACGGAAAAAGCTGGTATCAGTCGTCAACCACCGATCTGGTCAGCAAGGGCATCGCAGTCACTGACTGGCAACAGGATCAACGTCAGCCTGTTGACTGGTGGTTACAACAGCCCAACGGCTACCGTTATGAAGTTCTTCTGGAAGCAACCGGCTCGCCCTGGCTGGTGACTCTGGGGCCTGCAGCAGAGAGTCAGGGGCATTTTCTGTTGCTGCGAACCATGCGGCTGGAAGCGGGAAGTCCACTGTATGAACGTCAGGTGTATTCTGTTTCCGGGAGTACTCCGGTCTTTGTAGACGCTTTGCCTGGCTGGTTGCGGAAACTCAATGTGCAACTGCCCAGGGGCAACCCCAGGGCACGACGAACCGCCAGACGATGGATGCTGGAGGAAAAAGGGCAGCCCCAACAACTGGCCATGCGCATTATGCGGTATTTTCAGGAGCAGGGCTTTGCTTATACACTGTCGCCGCCCTTAATGGCAGGAGAGAGCATTGACCGTTTTTTGTTTTCTGAAAAGCAGGGGTTTTGTGCGCATTATGCGGGGGCATTTGTCTTTATGATGCGGTCGGCGGGGGTTCCGGCCAGAGTGGTTTCCGGTTATCAGGGCGGGGAGCTCAAACCTGAACAAAATATGATTCAGGTTCGGCAGTTCGATGCCCATGCCTGGGTAGAAATATGGGTCAATGGCAAAGGCTGGGTGCGTTATGATCCAACCATGGCTGTTGCACCGGAACGTATTTTAGTGGATTTGCAGACGGCGCTGGGACTCGATGGCGGCTTTCTTAATGAGAAACCATTGTCGTTGTTTCGCTACCGTCAGGTGCCTCTGCTAAACGACTTCAGGCTATTTTACGAAAACCTTGAATATCGCTGGCAGCGGACGGTTATTGATTATCAACGAGAGCAGCAGCAGGCTTTACTGAAACAATGGCTTGGCACCGATCAGCTGCAATGGCGACAGATCACTTTACTGGCTGTGATTGTATTCATGGTATTAGGGGGAATGAGTCTTCTACTGTTAGACCGGCGTGATAAGAAAGATGAACTTAGTCGTTTATATAAGCGTTTTCTTGGCAAGCTTCAGCGGTTAGGGGTTCAGTTACAGGATGGGGAAGGGGAGTTGAGTCTGGCGAAGCGTATCGAAACAGAACATCCTGAACTGTCAGACACAGTATGGGCATTTATCAGGGAGTATGTTGAATGTCGGTATGCCAATAATAAAACGGTTGAGGTCGGGCAGATAAAAAGTCTGAAAATCAGACTGAACTTGATCCGTTAG
- a CDS encoding DUF58 domain-containing protein produces MAGFQSLRQKARQLILGNRAPARQVTLNQRRIYILPGIAGMVWLLVAFLLFLMAVNYANSLAFAMSFFMVSLFMLAILHTWRNLAGLTVRSLGGEPAHVGQPVRVKLEIDGHNRERIAIKVGWPDHENLNVDILNSTQIDLRITGQRRGWLSPGLLRIESLYPLGLCKTWSWLSLEAGVLVYPAIDDRQPLPLSQNANGTQAGATRLGQEEFAGVRRYQAGDSSGHVDWKGFARRHELNTKIFHQPVGLDCILSLNDTPGYELEDKLSVLTGWCLRCERQKQPYGLKLPGVMIHPGMGQRHLNECLQSLALFQIQTGT; encoded by the coding sequence ATGGCAGGCTTTCAATCGTTGAGACAGAAAGCACGACAGCTGATTCTCGGTAACAGGGCTCCGGCCCGGCAGGTAACGTTAAACCAGCGACGTATTTACATCTTGCCAGGCATTGCCGGAATGGTCTGGTTGCTGGTGGCTTTTCTGTTATTTCTGATGGCGGTGAATTATGCCAACAGCCTTGCCTTTGCCATGTCGTTCTTTATGGTCAGCCTCTTCATGTTGGCCATATTACATACCTGGAGAAATCTGGCCGGTCTGACTGTCCGCAGTCTGGGTGGTGAGCCTGCCCACGTCGGACAGCCGGTGCGGGTGAAGCTTGAGATAGACGGCCATAATCGTGAGCGTATTGCCATCAAAGTGGGTTGGCCGGATCATGAAAACCTGAATGTCGATATTCTGAACTCAACACAGATTGACTTACGCATAACCGGGCAGCGGCGCGGATGGTTATCCCCGGGTCTGTTACGCATTGAAAGCCTTTACCCTCTCGGCTTGTGCAAAACCTGGAGCTGGCTGTCTCTGGAGGCCGGGGTTCTGGTTTATCCGGCTATTGATGATCGTCAGCCTCTGCCATTAAGCCAGAACGCCAATGGTACACAAGCGGGTGCCACCAGGCTAGGGCAGGAAGAATTTGCCGGTGTTCGTCGTTATCAGGCCGGTGATTCCAGTGGGCATGTTGACTGGAAAGGCTTTGCCCGCCGACACGAATTAAACACGAAAATTTTCCATCAGCCAGTAGGGCTGGATTGCATCTTGTCATTGAATGATACGCCGGGTTATGAACTGGAAGATAAGCTCTCGGTACTTACGGGCTGGTGCCTGCGCTGTGAACGACAGAAGCAGCCTTATGGCCTGAAGCTACCGGGCGTCATGATCCATCCCGGTATGGGACAGCGGCACCTGAATGAGTGCCTGCAGTCTTTGGCGCTGTTCCAGATTCAAACGGGTACTTAA